In Flavobacterium endoglycinae, one DNA window encodes the following:
- a CDS encoding DUF4249 domain-containing protein gives MKKAIVLLALCISFFFTSCEEVVDVNLDTAPPKLVIEAAINWQKGTTGKQQVVKLTTTTGYFQEVIPTVSNAVIYIKNSQNVQFNFNEIQKTGRYICTNFIPKINETYTLTVISGGNTYTATETLKSVAPITRIEQNNEGGFTGKDIEVRAYYNDPPDEDNFYLYKYVYSNKVTSNFYVDEDKFYQGNEFFSVSEDDELKPGDELEITHYGISKQYYNYMSILVSIASSNVGGPFQSPPATVRGNIINTTDKANYPLGYFSLNESETKKYKIQ, from the coding sequence ATGAAAAAAGCAATTGTATTACTCGCACTCTGTATCTCTTTTTTCTTTACCAGTTGTGAAGAAGTCGTTGATGTAAATTTAGATACAGCTCCGCCAAAATTAGTAATCGAAGCGGCAATAAATTGGCAGAAAGGCACCACAGGAAAACAACAAGTAGTTAAATTAACCACAACAACCGGGTATTTTCAAGAAGTAATTCCTACGGTTTCTAATGCTGTAATCTATATCAAAAACAGCCAGAATGTGCAGTTTAATTTTAATGAAATTCAAAAAACAGGACGTTATATCTGCACTAATTTTATTCCAAAAATCAACGAAACCTACACGCTAACTGTTATAAGTGGCGGAAATACGTACACAGCAACAGAAACCTTAAAATCAGTCGCTCCGATTACTCGGATTGAACAAAATAACGAAGGCGGTTTTACAGGAAAAGACATTGAAGTAAGAGCGTACTATAATGACCCGCCAGATGAAGATAATTTCTACTTGTATAAATATGTGTATTCCAATAAAGTAACTTCTAATTTTTATGTGGATGAGGATAAATTTTATCAAGGAAATGAATTCTTCAGCGTATCTGAAGATGATGAATTAAAACCTGGAGACGAACTGGAAATAACGCATTACGGAATTTCAAAACAATACTATAATTATATGAGTATCCTGGTAAGTATTGCCAGCAGTAACGTGGGAGGTCCATTTCAATCACCGCCAGCCACAGTAAGAGGAAATATTATCAATACAACTGACAAAGCGAATTATCCATTAGGGTATTTTTCGCTTAACGAAAGTGAAACCAAAAAATACAAAATCCAATAA
- a CDS encoding uroporphyrinogen decarboxylase, with amino-acid sequence MAEYIGYLASVFIVGGFMLKNLRTIRFINMFGCICFVIYGIFLNDYRDLNQWLLPVIIPNAILALVQVYYLTSKSNTTL; translated from the coding sequence ATGGCAGAATATATTGGTTATCTCGCATCTGTATTTATTGTTGGAGGTTTTATGCTGAAAAATCTCAGAACAATTCGCTTTATTAATATGTTCGGCTGTATCTGCTTTGTAATCTATGGAATTTTCTTAAACGATTACAGAGATTTAAATCAATGGCTTTTACCTGTAATTATTCCTAATGCGATTCTGGCTTTGGTTCAAGTATATTATTTAACTTCCAAAAGCAACACAACCTTATAA
- a CDS encoding GyrI-like domain-containing protein, with protein sequence MEARIETLTEKKLLGRHIDMSFIENKTFELWSGFMPKKKEIKNIISDNLYSLEVFSTGHFDNFDPSKIFQKWAAVEVSDYNDIAVGMETLVVPDGLYAVFVHYGPASNGHTTYHSIFTEWLPNSKYTVDDRPHFAVMDHKYKKDDPDSEEEIWIPIKNRN encoded by the coding sequence ATGGAAGCCAGAATTGAAACTTTAACTGAAAAAAAACTACTAGGTAGACACATCGATATGTCTTTTATTGAAAATAAAACCTTTGAATTATGGAGTGGTTTTATGCCGAAGAAAAAAGAAATTAAAAATATCATAAGTGATAATTTATATTCATTAGAAGTTTTTTCGACCGGTCATTTTGATAATTTTGATCCCAGTAAAATCTTTCAGAAATGGGCCGCTGTAGAAGTTTCAGATTATAATGACATTGCGGTCGGTATGGAAACTTTAGTTGTTCCAGATGGATTATATGCCGTTTTTGTTCATTATGGTCCTGCATCAAATGGACATACGACTTATCATTCCATTTTTACAGAATGGCTGCCAAACTCTAAATATACAGTTGATGACAGACCGCATTTTGCTGTAATGGATCATAAATACAAAAAAGATGATCCAGATTCTGAAGAAGAAATATGGATTCCAATAAAAAATAGAAACTAA
- a CDS encoding alpha/beta fold hydrolase has protein sequence MSKLYTRLAVVLFLVAGCASKKAKFEDYVFKTKNEEQKYQTAYNKSLKLWNVPYTEEDVNTSFGTAHVIIAGPKNGKDLVLLHGMDASSTMWYPNIKALAKNHRIYAIDFIMEPNKSNLTSKPLSSEEIVIWYNEVFDHYKLKKFDIVGASRGGWIATLLASQKKNSIDKIVLLSPAQTFKFIDKVGKTTSALMLKLFPSEKKFSKTLSTFSTHPENISPVYKRQFYLANKYAKSNSSMLKMHPFSDKELQSIENPVLVLIGDQDVINSKESLERAQKYLPRSKTKIIKDAGHFLTIDQSKITNDAVINFLDSNANFVSLQN, from the coding sequence ATGTCAAAACTATATACTCGCTTAGCAGTTGTCCTTTTTTTGGTTGCAGGTTGCGCTTCAAAAAAAGCCAAATTTGAAGATTACGTTTTTAAAACCAAAAACGAAGAACAAAAATACCAAACCGCATACAACAAGTCCTTAAAACTTTGGAACGTTCCTTACACCGAAGAAGATGTCAATACCAGTTTCGGAACTGCACATGTAATTATCGCTGGACCGAAAAATGGAAAAGATTTAGTTTTATTACACGGAATGGACGCCAGTTCTACAATGTGGTATCCAAATATTAAAGCTTTAGCCAAAAACCACCGTATTTACGCCATTGATTTTATAATGGAACCTAATAAATCTAATTTAACATCAAAACCACTTTCATCAGAAGAAATTGTGATTTGGTATAACGAAGTTTTCGATCATTACAAATTAAAGAAATTTGATATTGTGGGCGCTTCAAGAGGAGGCTGGATTGCTACATTATTAGCCTCTCAAAAAAAGAATTCAATCGATAAAATCGTTTTATTAAGTCCCGCACAGACTTTTAAATTCATAGATAAAGTCGGCAAAACCACTTCTGCTTTAATGTTAAAACTTTTTCCAAGCGAGAAGAAATTCAGCAAAACTTTATCAACCTTTTCAACACATCCTGAAAACATAAGTCCAGTTTATAAAAGACAATTCTATTTAGCCAATAAATACGCCAAATCAAATTCGAGCATGCTTAAAATGCATCCATTTTCAGATAAGGAATTACAATCTATCGAAAATCCAGTTTTGGTTTTAATTGGCGATCAAGATGTTATTAATTCAAAAGAAAGTTTAGAACGAGCTCAGAAATACTTACCAAGAAGCAAAACAAAAATCATAAAAGATGCTGGACATTTTTTAACAATCGATCAGTCTAAAATTACCAATGATGCCGTCATTAATTTTTTAGATTCGAATGCAAACTTCGTATCTTTACAAAACTAA
- the uvrB gene encoding excinuclease ABC subunit UvrB: MKFQVASEYSPKGDQPQAIQKLAQGVIDGDKYQTLLGVTGSGKTFTVANVIQEIQRPTLVLAHNKTLAAQLYSEFKQFFPNNAVEYFVSYYDYYQPEAFMPVTGVFIEKDLSINEELEKMRLSTTSALLSGRRDVLVVASVSCLYGIGNPTEFKKNVIEVFRDQVISRTKLLHGLVQSLYARTEADFNPGTFRIKGDTVEVYPSYADDAYRIHFFGDEIEEIEAFDAKTSQVIEKFKRLTIYPANMFVTSPEVLQGAIWQIQQDLVKQVDYFKEIGKHLEAKRLEERTNFDLEMIRELGYCSGIENYSRYLDGREAGTRPFCLLDYFPSDYLMVIDESHVTVSQVHAMYGGDRSRKENLVEYGFRLPAAMDNRPLKFEEFEAMQNQVIYVSATPADYELQKSDGIYVEQIIRPTGLLDPIIEVRPSLNQIDDLIEEIQVRCELDERVLVTTLTKRMAEELAKYLTKVSIRCRYIHSDIDTLERIEIMQDLRKGLFDVLIGVNLLREGLDLPEVSLVAILDADKEGFLRNHRSLTQTIGRAARNLNGKAIMYADKITASMQRTIDETNYRRTKQINFNVENNITPQALNKKIESAFTKNPLVEYELGHTTAIAAEPETAYMSKADLEKTIREKRKSMEKAAKELDFMQAAKLRDEIKKLQEQLP; encoded by the coding sequence ATGAAATTTCAAGTAGCTTCAGAATACAGTCCAAAAGGAGATCAGCCGCAAGCCATACAAAAACTGGCGCAAGGGGTAATTGATGGAGATAAATATCAAACTTTATTGGGAGTTACAGGATCTGGAAAAACCTTTACTGTTGCCAATGTAATTCAGGAAATCCAGCGACCGACTTTGGTTTTAGCCCATAATAAAACATTGGCTGCGCAATTGTATTCAGAGTTCAAGCAGTTCTTTCCAAACAATGCCGTTGAATATTTTGTTTCCTATTACGATTATTATCAGCCCGAAGCTTTTATGCCAGTTACAGGAGTTTTTATTGAAAAGGATTTATCTATCAATGAAGAACTCGAAAAAATGCGTTTGAGCACTACCTCTGCCCTGCTTTCTGGACGACGAGATGTTTTGGTTGTCGCATCAGTTTCTTGTCTGTATGGTATTGGAAATCCAACAGAATTCAAAAAGAATGTAATTGAAGTATTTAGGGATCAGGTTATTTCTAGAACCAAATTATTACACGGTCTGGTACAAAGTTTATATGCTAGAACCGAAGCTGATTTTAATCCGGGAACTTTTAGAATTAAAGGAGATACAGTTGAAGTGTATCCAAGCTACGCGGATGATGCTTACCGAATTCACTTTTTTGGAGATGAAATCGAAGAAATTGAAGCTTTTGATGCTAAAACTTCTCAGGTAATCGAAAAATTTAAAAGACTGACCATTTATCCCGCGAATATGTTTGTGACTTCTCCCGAAGTTTTACAAGGTGCTATCTGGCAGATTCAGCAGGATTTAGTAAAACAAGTTGATTATTTTAAAGAAATAGGAAAACATCTCGAAGCCAAACGTTTGGAAGAAAGAACCAATTTTGACTTAGAAATGATTCGCGAATTAGGATATTGTTCTGGAATCGAGAATTATTCAAGATACCTTGACGGACGTGAAGCTGGAACACGACCTTTCTGTTTATTGGATTATTTTCCAAGCGATTACTTAATGGTTATTGACGAAAGCCACGTTACGGTTTCACAGGTTCACGCCATGTACGGAGGTGACCGAAGCCGAAAAGAAAATCTTGTAGAATATGGTTTCCGCTTACCTGCTGCAATGGATAACAGACCATTAAAATTTGAAGAATTCGAAGCCATGCAGAATCAGGTAATATACGTTTCTGCAACACCAGCCGATTATGAATTACAAAAATCAGATGGTATTTATGTAGAACAGATTATCCGTCCAACCGGATTATTAGATCCAATTATTGAAGTACGTCCGAGTTTAAACCAGATTGATGATTTAATTGAAGAAATCCAGGTTCGCTGCGAATTAGATGAAAGAGTTCTCGTAACAACTTTAACCAAAAGAATGGCCGAGGAACTAGCGAAATACTTGACCAAAGTAAGCATTCGTTGTCGTTATATCCACTCGGATATTGATACTTTAGAACGTATCGAAATCATGCAGGATTTACGAAAAGGACTTTTTGATGTTTTGATTGGTGTAAACTTGCTTCGTGAAGGTTTGGATTTACCCGAAGTTTCGCTGGTTGCGATTTTAGATGCCGATAAAGAAGGTTTCTTAAGAAATCACCGTTCTCTGACCCAAACAATTGGTCGTGCTGCCCGAAATTTAAATGGAAAAGCAATCATGTATGCTGATAAAATTACAGCCAGTATGCAGAGAACTATTGACGAAACCAATTACAGAAGAACCAAACAAATCAACTTTAACGTTGAAAACAATATAACACCACAGGCATTAAATAAAAAAATCGAAAGTGCCTTCACCAAAAATCCTTTGGTCGAATACGAATTAGGACACACTACAGCTATTGCCGCAGAACCAGAAACGGCGTATATGTCTAAAGCTGATTTAGAAAAAACAATTCGTGAAAAGCGTAAATCAATGGAAAAAGCAGCTAAAGAATTAGATTTTATGCAAGCCGCAAAACTTCGCGATGAAATTAAGAAACTTCAGGAACAGCTTCCTTAA
- a CDS encoding DinB family protein encodes MVIESLKTLFNRDLNKLKIEIESYENENAIWVIDKNISNSAGNLCLHLMGNINTYIGARLGNTGYIRNRPLEFSLKDIPSAELISKIENTILMVNEIFDSLTETDLETIYPEIVFEKEMTTGFFLIHLATHLSYHLGQINYHRRLLDF; translated from the coding sequence ATGGTAATCGAATCTTTAAAAACGCTTTTTAATAGAGATTTAAATAAGCTTAAAATCGAAATTGAATCGTACGAAAACGAAAATGCAATTTGGGTAATTGACAAAAACATCTCGAATTCAGCAGGAAATTTATGTCTTCATTTAATGGGAAATATCAATACTTATATTGGCGCACGTCTTGGTAACACAGGTTATATTCGCAATCGCCCGCTTGAATTTTCGCTGAAAGATATTCCAAGCGCAGAATTGATCAGCAAAATCGAAAATACAATTTTAATGGTCAATGAGATTTTCGATTCTTTAACTGAAACTGATTTAGAAACCATTTATCCTGAAATTGTTTTTGAAAAAGAAATGACAACAGGTTTCTTTCTGATTCATTTAGCGACACATTTGTCGTATCATTTAGGACAGATTAATTACCATAGAAGGCTTTTAGATTTCTGA
- a CDS encoding RidA family protein encodes MNYLIAFAVCLFTFQTKAQTFKNPDSLFNPTPYGFSHASSVKTSGELVYISGQSGGLGKEHLLSPDFREQVQTALKNLTTILNSYNLKPENVMKITILIVDHSSEKLKIWEEEMSKTWQNKPFPASTLIPVPRLALDKMQIEVDAVAFKAN; translated from the coding sequence ATGAACTATTTAATTGCATTTGCAGTGTGCCTTTTTACATTCCAGACAAAAGCACAAACTTTCAAAAATCCTGATTCTTTATTCAATCCCACTCCGTATGGTTTCAGCCATGCCTCTTCTGTAAAAACATCGGGAGAACTAGTCTATATTTCGGGTCAGAGCGGCGGACTAGGCAAAGAACACCTTTTAAGTCCCGACTTTAGAGAACAAGTTCAAACGGCTTTAAAAAATCTGACAACCATTTTAAACAGCTATAATCTGAAACCAGAAAATGTCATGAAAATTACGATTTTAATAGTGGACCACTCCTCAGAAAAGCTCAAAATATGGGAAGAAGAAATGAGCAAAACGTGGCAAAACAAACCATTTCCGGCCAGTACTTTAATTCCGGTTCCAAGACTTGCGCTTGATAAAATGCAGATAGAAGTTGATGCTGTTGCTTTTAAAGCCAATTAA
- a CDS encoding thiamine diphosphokinase — protein sequence MSSHHIVRDDQEPALIIANGAACNPELLGQLLEWSPLVVVLDSAIERVIELGIKVDVLLGDFDRGFDPEFYKTSQYPLEIVHTPDQDKTDLEKAFDYLIERKIPAVNVVWATGRRADHTITNLTQIVRYRDLLKIVILDDHSKIFLLPTKFEKWYTANTPISLIPIGIVNGISSTNLKYELNNDTLTMGYRTGSSNSVEKDGMVTITHSQGDLLLMECFD from the coding sequence ATGTCATCACATCATATTGTCCGCGACGATCAGGAACCTGCTTTGATAATTGCCAATGGCGCTGCCTGCAACCCTGAATTATTAGGACAATTACTCGAATGGTCTCCGCTCGTAGTGGTTTTAGATTCGGCGATAGAAAGAGTAATAGAATTAGGAATAAAAGTCGATGTACTGCTAGGTGATTTTGATCGTGGTTTTGATCCCGAGTTTTACAAAACTTCTCAATATCCATTAGAAATTGTTCACACACCCGATCAAGATAAAACCGATCTTGAAAAAGCATTTGATTATTTAATCGAAAGAAAAATTCCTGCCGTAAATGTCGTTTGGGCAACTGGAAGACGTGCTGATCACACGATTACAAACCTTACACAAATTGTTCGCTATAGAGATTTACTAAAAATTGTAATTCTTGACGATCATTCGAAGATATTTCTGCTACCAACAAAATTCGAGAAATGGTATACAGCAAATACGCCAATTTCCCTTATTCCAATTGGTATTGTAAACGGAATTTCTTCTACCAATTTAAAATACGAATTAAACAACGATACACTTACAATGGGCTACAGAACCGGAAGCAGTAATTCTGTTGAAAAAGATGGAATGGTAACTATTACCCATTCTCAAGGTGATTTACTTTTGATGGAATGTTTTGATTAA
- the rlmF gene encoding 23S rRNA (adenine(1618)-N(6))-methyltransferase RlmF: MKAEKNSEKSNLHPRNLHRDRYDFEKLISNCPELKTFVSTNKFGIETIDFSNPLAVKTLNKALLQTYYDIQNWDIPKNYLCPPIPGRADYIHYIADLLTETNNNQLPDGNSVLGLDIGTGANLIYPILGNSIYNWAFVATDIDQKAIENCSKIIEANPRLIEEISLQQQTEPRFIFKNIIIPEDRFTFTMCNPPFHASAEEANKSASRKVSNLNPKEKRNANPVLNFGGQNAELWYKGGEIAFITQMIYESVKYGSQCLWFTTLVSKKENLSSIYKTLKKVNAVSVKTIDMAQGQKNSRIVAWSFANNK, encoded by the coding sequence ATGAAAGCAGAAAAAAATTCCGAAAAAAGCAATTTACACCCAAGAAACCTTCATCGTGATCGTTACGATTTTGAAAAACTCATTTCAAATTGCCCTGAATTAAAAACTTTCGTTTCTACCAACAAATTCGGAATTGAAACTATTGATTTCAGTAATCCACTTGCTGTAAAAACTTTAAACAAAGCGCTTTTACAAACGTATTACGACATTCAAAATTGGGATATTCCTAAAAACTACCTTTGCCCTCCAATTCCAGGCCGTGCAGATTATATACATTACATTGCCGATTTGTTAACTGAAACCAATAACAATCAGCTTCCTGATGGAAATTCTGTTTTAGGATTAGATATCGGAACGGGTGCCAATTTAATCTATCCGATATTAGGAAATTCTATTTACAATTGGGCTTTTGTTGCCACAGATATTGACCAGAAAGCAATCGAAAACTGCAGTAAAATAATCGAAGCGAATCCCAGATTAATTGAAGAAATTAGTTTGCAACAGCAGACAGAACCGCGATTTATTTTCAAAAATATAATAATCCCCGAAGATCGTTTCACATTTACGATGTGCAATCCTCCTTTTCACGCATCTGCAGAAGAAGCGAATAAAAGTGCTTCCAGAAAGGTTTCTAATTTAAATCCGAAAGAAAAAAGAAATGCAAATCCAGTTTTAAACTTTGGAGGACAAAATGCTGAATTATGGTACAAAGGCGGCGAAATCGCTTTTATAACCCAAATGATTTATGAAAGTGTCAAATATGGTTCTCAATGTTTATGGTTTACAACTTTAGTTTCTAAAAAAGAAAATCTTTCATCGATTTATAAAACCTTGAAAAAGGTAAACGCCGTTTCAGTTAAAACAATTGATATGGCACAGGGACAGAAAAATAGCCGTATTGTAGCATGGAGTTTTGCAAACAATAAATAA